A window from Clupea harengus chromosome 14, Ch_v2.0.2, whole genome shotgun sequence encodes these proteins:
- the LOC105909401 gene encoding intraflagellar transport protein 43 homolog A — MDDRQLRDGEHAKNAAKSGRRARLAVDSSDEQRPRKTSVTSPGEGPPPKPLRRQGGWAEETSATITSKSGKRQASDEVEDHRLRPQTPQESDSEGDIPVIPDLEEVQEEDLSMQVAAPPSIQVNRVMTYRDLDNDLMKYSTFQTLDGEIDLKLLTEVLAPEQEVHEEDIGWEWEHLLTEVSSELQTEWDQGERPDLYPMPVA; from the exons ATGGACGATAGACAACTTCGCGACGGCGAACATGCAAAGAAT GCTGCAAAGTCTGGTCGAAGAGCACGTCTTGCAGTTGACTCATCAGACGAACAGCGACCAAGGAAGACGTCTGTTACTTCACCTGGAGAG GGACCTCCTCCTAAACCCCTAAGACGTCAAGGAGGGTGGGCAGAAGAGACCAGTGCAACAATCACATCTAA GTCTGGGAAAAGACAAGCCTCTGATGAAGTTGAGGA TCATCGCCTGAGGCCGCAAACACCACAGGAGTCAGACAGTGAAGGAG ACATCCCTGTGATCCCAGATTTGGAGGAGGTTCAGGAGGAGGACCTCAGCATGCAGGTGGCTGCTCCCCCAAG TATCCAAGTGAACAGAGTGATGACATACAGAGACCTCGACAATGACCTAATGAAGTACTCAACCTTCCAGACACTG GATGGGGAGATTGACCTGAAGCTTCTCACTGAGGTTTTGGCCCCTGAGCAGGAGGTGCATGAG GAGGATATCGGCTGGGAGTGGGAACATCTATTAACCGAGGTGTCCTCAGAGCTGCAGACAGAATGGGATCAAGGAGAGAGACCGGATTTGTATCCCATGCCTGTTGCATGA